In one window of Candidatus Schekmanbacteria bacterium DNA:
- a CDS encoding prepilin-type N-terminal cleavage/methylation domain-containing protein encodes MERNGCYYRSTVESKKGLTLLELIISITIISIFALTASALFISSIDAYTEYQEENYLFRRAAYAMEIIVSNIRKSKFLLIPTGGLTPSNRNRDILAISAGIDNDGDGRIDEDVGEDMTSDGESGIILYDDNGNGLIDERNLKNDDEQGAVNEEQCNGVDDDGDGFIDEDLSADMNEDGFSGIYLFDDDDDGNIDEGVPADDDEDGNQDEDPPDPLIYYIDSNNNTLIEKKIDSITADVITREIASGVQGFNVSYQPLLQGEPLLVIKMQVKDKKGNVLNFFEQVYPRNLEEKDGERNR; translated from the coding sequence TTGGAAAGAAATGGCTGCTATTATAGATCAACAGTTGAATCAAAAAAAGGGCTTACTCTTCTTGAGCTTATAATAAGCATAACTATCATTTCTATCTTTGCCTTGACGGCTTCAGCACTTTTTATTTCATCCATTGACGCTTATACAGAATATCAAGAGGAGAATTATCTCTTTCGCCGCGCAGCATATGCTATGGAGATAATCGTTTCTAACATAAGAAAAAGCAAATTCCTTTTAATTCCTACAGGAGGTTTAACCCCTTCAAATAGGAACAGAGACATTCTTGCAATATCTGCAGGTATCGACAATGATGGAGACGGAAGAATAGATGAAGATGTAGGAGAGGATATGACATCTGATGGTGAATCTGGGATTATACTATATGATGATAATGGAAATGGTTTGATAGATGAAAGAAATTTAAAGAATGATGATGAGCAAGGAGCTGTAAATGAAGAGCAATGTAATGGTGTTGATGATGATGGAGACGGCTTTATAGACGAGGACTTATCGGCAGATATGAATGAAGACGGCTTTTCAGGCATATATCTTTTCGACGATGACGACGATGGAAACATTGACGAAGGTGTTCCTGCTGACGATGACGAAGATGGAAATCAGGATGAAGATCCTCCTGATCCACTCATATATTACATAGATTCGAATAATAATACGCTTATAGAAAAGAAAATTGATTCTATTACAGCAGATGTAATCACAAGGGAAATTGCATCAGGAGTTCAAGGCTTTAATGTGAGCTATCAGCCTCTTTTGCAGGGAGAACCGCTTTTAGTCATAAAAATGCAGGTTAAAGATAAGAAAGGGAATGTCCTAAATTTCTTCGAACAGGTTTATCCACGAAATCTCGAAGAGAAGGATGGAGAAAGAAATAGATGA
- a CDS encoding prepilin-type N-terminal cleavage/methylation domain-containing protein, giving the protein MKKKSGFTLLESLLSITILAIVALSISYAFSMGFKSSDEARKEMEKLSYARGMMEVINAVDFSNLTSGTDTVSIQGEVITRTWSVLPCDLDGDSIPENDARKVIVTVDSIKLQSIVIDSKNLVTMKR; this is encoded by the coding sequence ATGAAAAAAAAAAGCGGTTTTACCCTTCTTGAATCACTTCTTTCCATTACTATACTTGCCATTGTTGCTTTATCCATATCTTATGCCTTTTCTATGGGATTTAAATCGTCTGATGAGGCGCGTAAAGAGATGGAAAAGCTTAGCTATGCAAGAGGGATGATGGAGGTTATCAATGCTGTCGATTTTTCCAACCTTACAAGCGGGACAGATACAGTGTCAATCCAAGGAGAAGTAATTACAAGGACTTGGAGTGTCCTCCCCTGCGATTTAGACGGAGACTCTATACCTGAAAATGACGCCCGTAAAGTTATTGTAACTGTTGATAGTATAAAACTACAGTCGATAGTAATCGATTCAAAAAACCTTGTTACAATGAAACGGTGA
- a CDS encoding prepilin-type N-terminal cleavage/methylation domain-containing protein gives MAQRDRKIKGFTLIEIILVITIIAIIVGAGIAFLDDSSTNFSLDSAARRIASDINYARSYALKTGKIVNVVFDSANNRYSLEQEGAYIKHPLRKDDFLITFTDKFNLEDVDLYQVVINGGGNSLNFNPDGTVNGGIIEIRYGGKKKVIIIDVSTGNIKIQ, from the coding sequence ATGGCACAGAGAGATAGAAAGATTAAAGGGTTTACATTAATTGAAATAATTCTTGTAATTACGATTATTGCCATCATTGTAGGAGCAGGCATTGCTTTTTTAGATGATTCTTCGACCAACTTTTCTTTAGATTCAGCTGCAAGGAGGATTGCATCAGATATCAATTATGCAAGAAGCTATGCATTAAAAACAGGCAAAATAGTTAATGTTGTTTTTGATTCTGCGAACAACAGATATTCACTTGAGCAAGAGGGCGCTTATATAAAACATCCTCTCCGAAAAGATGATTTTCTTATTACATTTACTGATAAATTTAATCTTGAAGATGTCGATTTATATCAAGTTGTAATTAACGGAGGTGGAAACTCTTTAAATTTCAATCCTGATGGTACAGTAAATGGAGGCATTATTGAAATTCGATATGGCGGAAAAAAGAAAGTAATCATTATCGATGTTTCAACGGGCAATATAAAAATTCAGTAA
- a CDS encoding prepilin-type N-terminal cleavage/methylation domain-containing protein, with product MIQHLKRKEGFTLIELLLVVIVLGILAALAIPQFTDASKDARESTLKGDLATIRGAIERYYHEHNSTYPGAVEHTTGSGAPADPEASFVAQLTLYSDKNGKTSPTLDRANYPYGPYLRDRIPENQLAESTASAAKDGVNVTTSASAISADANPTKGWKYSSVTGQFIANSSGYDTW from the coding sequence ATGATACAACATCTGAAAAGAAAAGAAGGATTTACCCTGATTGAGCTTCTGCTTGTGGTAATCGTCCTTGGAATCTTGGCTGCTCTTGCAATTCCTCAATTTACAGATGCATCGAAGGATGCAAGAGAATCAACTTTGAAAGGCGACTTAGCCACAATCAGAGGGGCAATCGAGCGTTATTATCATGAGCATAACAGCACTTATCCGGGTGCCGTTGAACATACCACAGGAAGCGGAGCCCCTGCAGATCCTGAAGCATCTTTTGTTGCTCAGCTTACTTTATATTCTGATAAAAATGGGAAAACATCGCCTACTCTTGATAGAGCAAATTATCCTTATGGACCTTATCTTAGAGATAGAATTCCTGAGAATCAGCTTGCTGAATCGACCGCTTCAGCTGCTAAAGATGGGGTTAATGTAACAACTTCTGCTTCGGCGATTTCCGCTGATGCAAATCCTACAAAAGGGTGGAAATATAGTTCAGTGACAGGACAATTTATTGCCAACAGTTCGGGCTACGATACTTGGTAA
- a CDS encoding type II secretion system F family protein, with protein MKTEENILSLPALKVFFEKVLNTDFKRKKVTLKELILFTNQLHLMLEMDSGLVPSLKAISEEMENEELKKTLKEIISDVEEGQRLSSAMKKHPSCFSPLFVSMIKVGESGGVLNEMLKRLAAFQESWEKMVSNLKSATTYPFILLLFCFGVVIFVLSFVLPRFVKIFQGNEDLLPTPTKILLELSYLLNNYWFFILTFLLILLCAGYYLLQKDEFRSYIDSLKLQFPIVGRLFTNVYIARMMRLMGVLLDAGIPLLETIEVTKSTMDNKPFYDFMNEMEDNVKNGKKLSLSYENSKLMPPSVRQMVVVGEESGALGKVMSRMADFYDEETERTIKRITTLIEPTLIVLMGAIVGFIAVSIILPIFKMSSTIGR; from the coding sequence ATGAAAACAGAAGAAAATATATTATCACTTCCGGCGTTAAAGGTTTTTTTTGAAAAGGTATTGAATACGGACTTCAAACGGAAAAAGGTAACCTTAAAGGAGCTTATCTTATTTACAAATCAACTTCACCTGATGCTTGAGATGGATAGCGGACTTGTGCCTTCACTTAAAGCAATTTCAGAGGAAATGGAAAATGAAGAATTGAAAAAAACATTGAAGGAAATCATATCAGATGTTGAAGAAGGACAGCGGCTTTCCAGCGCAATGAAAAAACATCCCTCCTGTTTTTCTCCTTTGTTTGTCAGTATGATAAAAGTTGGTGAAAGCGGAGGCGTTTTAAATGAAATGCTAAAGCGGCTTGCAGCTTTTCAAGAAAGCTGGGAGAAGATGGTTTCGAATTTAAAATCAGCCACAACATATCCCTTTATTCTTCTCCTTTTTTGCTTCGGTGTTGTTATATTTGTTTTATCCTTTGTGTTGCCAAGATTCGTGAAAATTTTCCAAGGCAATGAAGACCTTCTTCCAACACCTACGAAAATACTTCTTGAACTGTCATATTTGCTGAATAATTATTGGTTTTTTATTCTCACATTTCTATTGATACTTCTTTGTGCAGGCTATTATCTTCTTCAAAAGGATGAATTCAGGTCATATATCGATTCTTTGAAGCTTCAATTTCCCATTGTAGGACGATTATTTACGAATGTTTATATAGCACGAATGATGAGATTGATGGGTGTATTGCTCGATGCCGGCATTCCTCTTCTTGAGACTATAGAGGTTACAAAAAGCACAATGGACAATAAACCCTTTTATGACTTTATGAATGAAATGGAAGATAATGTCAAAAATGGAAAAAAATTGTCCCTCTCTTATGAAAATTCTAAACTTATGCCTCCTTCTGTCCGACAAATGGTTGTAGTTGGTGAAGAATCTGGCGCTCTGGGAAAAGTTATGTCAAGGATGGCTGACTTTTATGACGAAGAAACCGAAAGGACAATTAAAAGGATAACGACTTTGATTGAACCGACATTAATAGTTTTAATGGGCGCTATTGTGGGATTTATAGCAGTATCGATTATACTTCCCATATTTAAGATGTCTTCCACAATAGGAAGATGA